A part of Octopus sinensis linkage group LG7, ASM634580v1, whole genome shotgun sequence genomic DNA contains:
- the LOC115214217 gene encoding uncharacterized protein LOC115214217 isoform X6: protein MDALTNVISSCDGKKFAATEENINGQQQQLQQRQKMQQQQQRTIYFSDASAEMNNDKETHDCSYDSTENPKYEGTDPSKVSCQSQFEQSNQCSNAEFGSSSANPVSNPTNSVSVNDNGNAICLDMADRSLHEVTNYDSNKNFSVNDGKYTETEILNENFQTRYENTDCSTFGKSLQQDSRDGTQEKGTTNELFRKTSSTDKMKNKQDCTEEKATEKLRKNSEFTDNEYSNRKLDSKRYSEDIRNFVPFNSRPCMKCTACFSGNIALCPNKQPRKKVMLQMTKKAEEFSKTMVEEDDYFISPQQDSRSICKVSPETSEKTIKKSNAIKPISAADFQLRRTKVESFGAKSKRYKSIGQCEFCAMHLEKILKTEQENHKKTSMKYSDPIENRMNPSRHTIDFTNNRRIEDIPTRKSYSEEKANYYSKVNPTLAEVRPVPKSRNRIHFYSNDEGADKTVYRGTCRAVEIPDTFIHSNRNRERTIEEFKTFSAAIPVRITKMPSTDSSERVSVARSKDKVHHTAPRRDSQGAKPKHYPEHRERYSIGKAEIQSPTETINVEEKSHSARVLTHDLPAGTYTSPSDPSGIDNLLLEAKPSNYLWLALCTTIFFNPVFGIVALILSKAGF, encoded by the coding sequence ATGGATGCGCTAACGAATGTAATTAGTTCTTGTGACGGCAAGAAGTTTGCTGCTACTGAAGAAAACATCAACggtcaacagcaacaactgcagcagcgGCAGAaaatgcaacagcaacaacagagaaCTATCTACTTTAGTGATGCATCTGCAGAGATGAACAATGATAAGGAAACTCACGACTGTTCATATGACAGTACCGAAAATCCCAAATATGAAGGTACTGATCCCAGTAAAGTTTCTTGCCAGAGTCAGTTTGAACAATCAAATCAATGTTCAAATGCTGAGTTCGGCTCGTCTTCTGCAAATCCTGTTTCAAATCCAACTAATTCTGTCTCTGTTAATGACAACGGAAATGCCATTTGCTTGGACATGGCAGACCGGTCACTTCATGAAGTTACTAATTATGACAGCAATAAAAACTTCTCTGTAAACGATGGGAAATACACTGAGACGGAAATTCTGAATGAGAATTTCCAAACAAGATATGAAAATACTGACTGCTCGACGTTTGGAAAATCTTTGCAACAGGATTCGAGAGATGGTACCCAGGAGAAAGGGACAACTAATGAACTCTTTCGCAAAACTAGTTCCactgataaaatgaaaaacaaacaggaTTGTACAGAAGAGAAAGCCACCGAGAAACTCAGGAAAAACAGCGAATTTACGGACAACGAATATTCCAATCGGAAACTCGATTCGAAGAGATATAGTGAAGATATCAGAAACTTTGTACCTTTTAACTCCCGTCCGTGCATGAAGTGTACGGCATGTTTTTCCGGAAATATTGCACTTTGCCCAAACAAACAACCACGGAAGAAAGTTATGTTACAAATGACCAAGAAAGCTGAAGAATTTAGCAAGACTATGGTGGAAGAAGACGACTACTTTATTAGCCCTCAACAAGATTCAAGATCGATTTGTAAAGTATCACCAGAAACTTCTGAGAAAACTATCAAAAAGTCAAACGCAATTAAACCCATATCCGCCGCAGATTTTCAGTTGCGTCGAACTAAAGTCGAAAGCTTTGGAGCAAAGTCAAAGCGATATAAAAGTATAGGTCAATGTGAATTTTGTGCCATGCACttggagaaaattttgaaaacggaACAAGAGAACCATAAGAAAACATCAATGAAATACTCGGACCCTATTGAGAACAGAATGAATCCCTCGAGACATACTATAGACTTTACAAACAATCGTCGTATTGAAGATATACCAACTCGTAAATCATATTCAGAAGAGAAGGCAAACTACTACTCAAAAGTGAACCCTACTTTAGCAGAAGTAAGACCTGTCCCTAAAAGCAGAAATCGCATCCATTTTTACTCTAATGATGAAGGAGCTGATAAAACGGTCTATCGCGGCACTTGTCGAGCGGTAGAGATACCAGATACTTTCATCCACTCAAATAGGAACCGAGAAAGAACAATTGaagaatttaaaacattttcagcAGCAATACCCGTTCGAATCACGAAGATGCCATCGACGGACTCCAGTGAGCGAGTCTCAGTAGCACGCAGTAAAGATAAAGTACATCACACAGCACCTAGACGAGATTCTCAGGGAGCTAAACCTAAACATTATCCGGAACATAGAGAACGTTATTCTATTGGGAAAGCTGAAATCCAATCACCTACGGAAACCATTAATGTTGAAGAGAAATCACATTCCGCTCGGGTCCTTACACATGATTTACCTGCCGGAACTTACACCTCACCTTCGGATCCATCAGGGATAGACAATTTACTTTTAGAAGCAAAACCATCGAACTACCTCTGGTTAGCTTTGTGTACAACCATCTTTTTTAACCCTGTCTTTGGAATTGTGGCTTTAATCCTTTCAA